The Schizosaccharomyces pombe strain 972h- genome assembly, chromosome: I genome contains a region encoding:
- the mix17 gene encoding CHCH domain-containing protein, giving the protein MPRRRSAAPPPRRAAPARSASTAAALPPRTMAPPPAPSRVQQAPPPTAVQGGSSPGFFGNLVSTAAGVGIGSAIGHTVGSVITGGFSGSGSNNAPADTSVPQSSYSNSVPEAAYGSAPPSTFASSAISEEAKNACKGDAKMFADCINEHEFSQCSYYLEQLKACQAMWSNQQ; this is encoded by the coding sequence ATGCCTCGTAGACGTTCTGCCGCACCTCCTCCTCGCCGTGCAGCTCCTGCCAGAAGTGCTTCCACTGCTGCTGCTTTACCTCCTAGGACAATGGCACCTCCTCCTGCTCCTAGTCGTGTGCAACAGGCTCCTCCTCCCACCGCCGTCCAAGGAGGCAGCTCACCTGGATTCTTCGGCAATCTGGTTAGTACAGCGGCTGGTGTTGGTATTGGAAGTGCTATCGGACACACGGTTGGCAGCGTCATAACAGGCGGTTTTTCTGGAAGTGGTTCCAACAATGCTCCAGCTGATACTAGTGTACCTCAATCTAGTTACAGCAACAGTGTTCCAGAAGCCGCTTATGGTTCAGCACCTCCATCCACCTTTGCCAGCAGTGCTATTTCTGAAGAGGCGAAGAATGCTTGCAAGGGCGATGCTAAAATGTTTGCAGATTGTATAAATGAGCATGAGTTCAGTCAATGTTCTTACTATTTGGAACAGCTAAAGGCTTGTCAGGCCATGTGGTCCAACCAACAATAA
- the cit1 gene encoding citrate synthase Cit1, whose protein sequence is MMIILNAPRFMTNTRLASTRRLASSLLSQASLRSRQLNPLFTSSYSTRSSSLKDRLAELIPEKQAEIKKFRAEHGQDVIGEVTINQMYGGARGVRSLIWEGSVLDPNEGIRFRGYTIPECQKLLPSSPNGKQPLPESLFWLLVTGEIPTLSQVQALSADWAARSQLPKFVEELIDRCPPTLHPMAQFSLAVTALEHDSAFAKAYERGMNKHDYWKYEYEDCMDLIAKTVPIAGRIYRNLYRDGVVAPIQMDKDHSYNFANVLGFANNEEFVELMRLYLTIHADHEGGNVSAHTGHLVGSALSSPFLSMAASLNGLAGPLHGLANQEVLNFLITMKKEIGDDLSEETIKSYLWKLLNSGRVVPGYGHAVLRKTDPRYTAQREFALEHLPKDPMFQLVSRLYEIVPGVLTEHGKTKNPYPNVDSHSGVLLQYYGLKEQSFYTVLFGVSRTLGVASQLIWDRALGLPIERPKSFSTEALKKMVETK, encoded by the exons AT gATGATTATATTAAACGCACCTCGTTTTATGACAAACACAAGATTAGCTAGTACTCGACGACTTGCTTCGTCGTTACTTTCTCAAGCGTCGCTTCGTTCCCGTCAATTAAACCCCCTTTTCACATCTTCTTACTCAACTCGTTCCTCTTCCTTAAAGGATCGGTTAGCTGAGCTTATTCCTGAAAAACAAGcagaaatcaaaaaatttcgcgCAGAACATGGCCAAGATGTCATTGGTGAGGTAACTATCAATCAAATGTATGGTGGTGCTCGTGGGGTTCGTTCTTTAATATGGGAAGGCTCTGTTTTAGACCCTAACGAGGGTATCCGATTCCGTGGTTATACTATCCCGGAATGCCAAAAATTACTTCCTTCTTCTCCCAACGGAAAACAGCCTCTTCCTGAATCTTTGTTCTGGCTTTTAGTTACCGGGGAAATTCCTACTCTGAGTCAAGTGCAGGCGCTTTCCGCTGACTGGGCCGCCCGTTCTCAGTTACCCaaatttgttgaagaaCTCATTGACCGTTGCCCTCCTACCCTTCATCCAATGGCCCAATTCTCTCTCGCTGTTACTGCACTTGAGCACGATTCTGCATTTGCTAAAGCATATGAGCGTGGAATGAACAAGCATGATTATTGGAAGTATGAATATGAAGACTGCATGGATTTGATTGCCAAGACCGTTCCAATTGCCGGTCGTATCTACCGCAATTTGTACCGTGATGGTGTTGTTGCTCCTATTCAAATGGATAAGGACCATTCGTACAATTTTGCTAATGTTCTGGGCTTTGCTAACAATGAGGAATTTGTGGAGCTTATGCGTCTTTATTTGACCATCCATGCTGACCACGAAGGTGGTAATGTATCTGCTCACACCGGTCATTTGGTAGGTTCTGCTCTTTCTTCACCCTTTTTGTCGATGGCTGCCTCCTTAAATGGACTTGCTGGTCCCCTTCATGGTCTTGCCAACCAAGAAGTTTTGAACTTTTTGATTAcaatgaagaaagaaatcGGTGATGATTTATCTGAAGAAACAATCAAGTCTTATCTCTGGAAGCTTTTGAATTCTGGTCGTGTTGTTCCTGGTTATGGTCATGCCGTACTTCGTAAGACAGATCCTCGCTATACGGCTCAGCGTGAATTTGCACTTGAGCATCTTCCTAAAGATCCCATGTTTCAACTTGTAAGCCGTCTGTATGAAATAGTTCCAGGTGTTCTTACAGAGCATggaaaaaccaaaaatccATATCCCAACGTTGACTCACATTCTGGTGTTCTTTTGCAATATTATGGCTTGAAAGAACAAAGCTTCTACACCGTTTTGTTCGGTGTTTCTCGAACACTCGGTGTTGCCTCTCAACTCATCTGGGATCGAGCTTTGGGACTACCTATTGAGCGTCCTAAGTCTTTCTCTACTGAAGCATTAAAGAAGATGGTTGAAACGAAATGA
- a CDS encoding uncharacterized protein (Schizosaccharomyces pombe specific protein) encodes MDVFFLGLLVVIAIFTNAKRYSSFRFLFPSKNLDPNETKWGWNIRIATFRSLLNTIPSIPHWRTMWGTVRVGIVHTPSAKVRERVDCSYYFLARGFKTQK; translated from the coding sequence ATGgatgtttttttcttaggATTGCTAGTGGTAATCGCTATTTTCACTAACGCTAAGCGTTACAGCTCGTTTCGCTTTTTATTCCCATCCAAAAACTTGGACCCCAATGAGACAAAGTGGGGGTGGAATATTAGAATTGCGACTTTTAGATCGTTACTGAATACCATTCCAAGTATCCCACATTGGAGAACCATGTGGGGAACCGTTCGAGTTGGTATTGTACATACCCCGTCGGCCAAGGTAAGAGAGCGTGTAGACTGTAGTTACTACTTTTTGGCTAGAGGATTCAAAACTCAAAAATAG
- the meu43 gene encoding protein meu43: protein MNNITRDIYTKGQPADLKRLLMKRNSFRRPLLNMRCNSVLQYSLEKRKLTVQDLKDTRMELNNMIRILTEAMAAHEWTVDNVNIADIQSLQSTIHSTLKNFQKINVLQLNINASDNSLAYLSKPEESYNFLTIYFSTLLSYEKVENLIKKSLTVIDSLYGLLNYQINAQHSLGCIPLNQDSFKQLKLLICILEEDIKLDDCGLEISASKNEYLEKIKTHYKTWLRIHTFLTLFPVPSVLSSNLKKQMYGWFEDLRDESLKSIILASLSE, encoded by the coding sequence atgaataacaTTACACGTGACATCTATACCAAAGGACAACCTGCTGATCTGAAACGTCTGCTGATGAAGCGTAACTCTTTTAGAAGGCCATTGTTAAACATGCGATGTAATTCTGTCTTACAATATTCgttggaaaaaagaaaacttaCCGTTCAAGATTTAAAAGACACGAGAATGGAATTAAATAACATGATTCGCATCTTGACTGAAGCCATGGCAGCCCACGAATGGACTGTCGATAATGTAAACATAGCTGACATACAGTCTCTTCAATCAACTATCCATTCGAcccttaaaaattttcaaaaaatcaatgtccttcaattaaatataaacgCATCTGATAATTCCTTGGCTTATCTTTCAAAACCTGAAGAATCTTATAATTTCTTAACAATTTACTTCTCAACCTTGTTGAGTTATGAGAAAGTAGAAAATCTCATTAAGAAAAGTTTAACGGTAATTGATTCTTTGTATGGACTTTTAAACTATCAGATAAATGCTCAACATTCATTGGGTTGTATTCCTCTGAATCAAGATTCTTTTAAACAGCTTAAACTATTAATTTGCATTCTGGAAGAAGACATTAAATTAGATGACTGTGGACTCGAAATTTCGGCGTCTAAGAATGAATATctcgaaaaaataaaaacccACTATAAAACTTGGCTGCGCATCCATACATTTTTAACCTTATTTCCAGTTCCGTCAGTTCTATCTTcgaatttaaagaaacaaatgTACGGCTGGTTTGAAGACTTACGAGACGAAAGCTTGAAGTCAATAATACTAGCCAGCTTGAGTGAATAA
- the mug68 gene encoding protein mug68 — translation MNTRNMFDILRKGIFKDEITQIEKILLKMEDNTYEYVDVFLEKYESQQKLLLKLTKAITEYLSNLKPQLSKQENIYVKHIKSSNEAKTELEIFNCYKEISISKEKKINSLLKLVRESAQDYTINEENDILYHSEISAKKNASPMEFGDASFDLEKQRLHFANSNLHSIESERNESSLSLDSGESEKKSEEDNGNGEQNYIPEQYERLDSPVKEKIINTCCKGKAEPPNYERIKPKAKKGNQMQKIKISKLGTAETQTEDVMNKSSQKENNDILRKHKTSVKFPTNLDALNSCTMENHEINELTATNKMNDGPITKCARETINIKNLKTSNLERNQNSPKNKRTVSYERLANSFSFNALNDYNLKKGGEKLRKKAIKRALKDRGSQDKAYGGVVQSNSRQPKVGFHVNNSSSGHNDNEGNHSLILSSKTKSPQLFNNEKKDESYSGFSNTNSYAIEETSRALMGTSKTRKPENKSKYLIKNGWFEDSLNSEIWSDANPLDWRKTDILEESTSIVYK, via the coding sequence ATGAATACGAGAAATATGTTCGACATTCTGAggaaaggaatttttaaagatgaaatcactcaaattgaaaaaatccttttaaaaatggaagaTAACACTTACGAATATGTGGATGTTTTTTTGGAGAAATACGAGAGTcaacaaaaacttttactAAAACTGACCAAAGCAATTACTGAATACTTATCCAATTTAAAACCACAACTATCTAAGCAGGAAAACATATATGTCAAACACATTAAAAGTTCGaatgaagcaaaaacaGAGCTcgaaattttcaattgttaCAAGGAGATATCAATAtcaaaggagaaaaaaattaattcattgCTAAAACTTGTACGAGAATCAGCCCAAGACTATACAATCAATGAAGAAAACGatattttatatcattCTGAGATAtctgcaaaaaaaaacgcaAGTCCCATGGAATTTGGGGATGCATCTTTTGatttagaaaaacaaagacttcattttgcaaattcaaatttacaTTCTATTGAAAGTGAACGAAATGAGAGTAGTTTATCTTTGGATTCGGGAGaaagtgaaaaaaaatcagaaGAGGATAATGGAAACGGCGAACAAAATTATATTCCTGAGCAGTATGAGCGATTGGATAGTCCagtgaaagaaaaaatcattaatacATGCTGTAAGGGAAAAGCTGAACCCCCCAACTATGAGAGAATAAAACCGAAAGCGAAAAAAGGCAACCAGATgcagaaaataaaaatcagTAAACTTGGCACTGCGGAAACGCAAACAGAAGATGTAATGAATAAGTCTtcacaaaaagaaaacaacgATATCCTTCGCAAACACAAAACATCAGTTAAATTTCCAACTAATCTCGATGCACTCAATTCTTGCACAATGGAAAACCATGAAATCAATGAATTGACCGCTACAAACAAGATGAATGATGGACCTATAACAAAATGTGCAAGAGAAACTATCaatataaagaatttaaagaCATCgaatttggaaagaaatcaaaattctccgaaaaataaaaggacTGTAAGTTATGAGCGGCTGGCAAATTCCTTCTCTTTTAATGCTCTCAACgattataatttaaaaaaaggtgGAGAAAAGCTTAGGAAGAAAGCAATTAAGAGAGCCCTCAAGGACAGGGGTTCCCAAGATAAGGCATATGGAGGTGTTGTACAGAGTAATTCACGTCAACCAAAAGTTGGTTTTCATGTTAACAATTCATCTTCAGGTCACAATGATAATGAGGGAAATCATTCTCTAATTCTCAGCAGTAAAACGAAATCGCCCCAGTTATttaacaatgaaaaaaaagacgaAAGTTACTCAGGTTTCTCGAATACTAACAGTTACGCTATAGAAGAGACTAGCCGGGCTTTAATGGGAACCTCAAAAACCAGAAAACCAGAAAATAAATCGAAGTATTTGATAAAGAACGGTTGGTTTGAAGATTCATTAAACTCGGAAATTTGGAGTGATGCAAATCCTTTGGACTGGAGAAAAACTGATATTCTTGAGGAGAGCACGTCCATCGTTTACAAATAG
- the nas6 gene encoding gankyrin, with product MVYASLGKAIEENCPEEYVEQAIQNDPNSLNAVDDDKRTPLHWACSVGKVNTIYFLLKQPNIKPDEKDEAGWTPLMISINNRSVPDNVIEELINRSDVDPTITTRGGQTCLHYAAGKGRLSIVQLLCDKAPELIRKKDLQGQTPLHRAAAVGKIQVVKYLISQRAPLNTSDSYGFTPLHFALAEGHPDVGVELVRAGADTLRKDSENHTALEVCPDRIVCNEFLEACKEQNLEI from the exons ATGGTTTATGCAAGTTTAGGTAAAGCAATCGAAGAAAACTGTCCAGAAGAATATGTGGAGCAGGCAATTCAAAATGATCCGAATTCTCTTAATGCGGTAGATGAT GACAAACGTACACCTCTCCATTGGGCCTGCTCTGTTGGTAAAGTTAATACCATTTATTTCTTGTTAAAGCAACCCAATATCAAGCCGGACGAAAAAGATGAGGCAGGATGGACGCCTTTAATGATCTCTATAAATAATCGCTCAGTACCTGATAATGTAATAGAAGAACTAATAAACCGTTCCGACGTTGATCCAACCATAACGACTCGCGGTGGTCAAACATGTTTGCATTATGCCGCTGGAAAAGGTCGTCTTTCTATTGTTCAATTATTATGTGATAAGGCCCCAGAACTTATTAGGAAAAAGGATCTTCAAGGCCAAACACCATTGCATAGAGCCGCAGCTGTTGGAAAGATTCAAGTAGTCAAATACTTAATTTCTCAACGCGCACCCTTGAATACTTCGGATTCATATGGCTTCACACCATTGCATTTCGCATTAGCAGAAGGACATCCAGATGTTGGTGTCGAATTGGTGCGTGCTGGAGCTGATACTTTACGTAAGGATTCTGAAAACCATACTGCTTTGGAGGTTTGCCCTGATCGTATTGTTTgcaatgaatttttagaagCTTGCAAAGAGCAAAACCTTGAAATTTAG
- the neo1 gene encoding flippase Neo1 has protein sequence MDSRLNRIQSKMKLWIKDKNLSNPSIPLKVLNKSFRSSRQSSVSNGHGLYSLDRDETESLMSSHEASNAGISLDSSFRVIQVGQPEPQYGNNAVTNTKYDLFTFLPKCLYEQFRYFYNMYFLLVSLSQLIPPLKIGYLSTYIAPLIFVLLITLTKEAVDDLKRRRRDSYANNEIYTVNDSPCAAQNIQAGDVVYIAKDQRIPADMILLETTVGNEAFIRTDQLDGETDWKLRIPCSNQHTEGIVHADAPIKSVHHFYGTFTLNNQKRPISVDHTLWANTVLASDGVYGVVVYTGKDTRQSMNSSKAKTKVGLLEKEINFYSKILCTFVLVLSIGLTFSHGIKTDWYISVFRYLILFSSIIPINLRVNLDLAKIVHSKNTESDPNLPGVVVRSSNIPEELGRIEYVLTDKTGTLTQNEMEMKKLHVGTMGFSAESMDVVQACIQNYSTPIPLSEDSKTLVRNLVLALSLCHNVTPSKGHDGVVSYQAASPDEVAIVKWTSTLGLVLTNRTRDAITLNNNVYKILNIFPFKSETKRMGIIVQSPDEKITFYLKGADSIMQNFVKPSFWLEEECGNLAREGLRTLVVAKKDLSAEEYSAFSLAHSDASLSFSNSRDKKMEEIVSRYLENDMDLLGLTGVEDKLQKDVKITLELLRNAGIHVWMLTGDKVETARCIAISSRLVSRGQYIHTINQLSSREEAHNHLLTLRNKPDSCLIIDGESMEFCIGYLQNEFIDIVSDLSSVVICRCTPTQKANMTRLIQEKKQASVCCIGDGGNDVGMIQVANVGIGIVGKEGQQASLAADYSVKEFSHVSRLLLWHGRISYKQTSKLAMFVIHRGLLISVCQVVYSVISAFEPIALFQGLLLVGYSTMYTMLPVFSIVYDRDVSEKLVFLFPELYKEMREQKCFSYKNFISCVLISVYQGLIIQLFTFYLIGFEEEGKMLAVCFSCLIFNELIMVALQINTWEQTIVMSELLTLMMYILSVPFLTNYFELKFLLGLKFYWVSALILFISLLPVWCGKALKRKLKPSSYAKLQR, from the exons ATGGACTCAAGACTAAATCGAATTCAGTCCAAGATGAAACTGTGgataaaagataaaaatcTGAGCAATCCTTCTATACCACTTAAAGTGCTCAATAAATCGTTTAGGTCTAGTCGCCAGTCTTCAGTTTCAAATGGCCATGGATTGTATTCATTAGATAGAGACGAAACTGAATCTCTTATGTCCAGTCATGAAGCCAGCAATGCAGGTATATCGTTGGATTCTTCATTTAGGGTAATTCAGGTAGGGCAACCTGAACCGCAATACGGCAATAATGCTGTTACTAATACTAAGTATGATctgtttacttttttaccAAAATGCCTCTATGAGCAATTCCGATATTTCTAcaatatgtattttttgctaGTATCCCTTTCCCAATTAATACCACCATTAAAAATTGGTTATCTTTCTACATACATTGCTCcgttaatttttgttttattaattactCTCACAAAAGAAGCAGTTGATGATTTAAAGCGGCGAAGGAGAGATTCATATGCTAACAATGAGATATATACTGTTAATGATTCCCCTTGTGCAGCTCAAAACATACAGGCAGGAGATGTTGTTTACATTGCTAAAGACCAACGTATTCCTGCTGATATGATCTTGTTGGAGACAACAGTAGGAAATGAAGCATTTATTCGTACGGATCAGCTTGATGGTGAGACCGACTGGAAACTCAGGATACCTTGCTCAAATCAGCATACAGAAGGCATTGTTCATGCGGATGCTCCTATTAAGTCTGTTCATCACTTCTACGGAACTTTCACATTGAACAACCAGAAACGACCTATATCCGTTGATCATACATTATGGGCAAATACTGTCCTTGCGAGCGATGGTGTGTATGGCGTTGTAGTTTACACTGGTAAAGATACACGTCAGTCTATGAATAGTTCTAAAGCTAAAACCAAAGTGGgtcttttggaaaaagaaatcaatttttactCTAAAATACTTTGTACTTTTGTACTTGTACTTTCCATTGGATTGACTTTCAGTCACGGCATCAAAACCGATTGGTACATTTCTGTTTTTCgttatttaattcttttttcgaGCATTATACCTATCAATCTAAGAGTGAATTTAGATTTGGCTAAAATTGTGCATTCGAAGAATACGGAAAGTGATCCAAATTTACCTGGTGTAGTAGTTCGCTCAAGCAATATTCCTGAGGAGTTAGGCAGAATTGAGTATGTGCTAACGGATAAAACAGGAACTTTAACCCAAAACGAGATGGAGATGAAGAAGCTTCATGTCGGTACTATGGGATTTTCAGCTGAATCAATGGATGTCGTTCAGGCTTGTATCCAAAATTATTCAACTCCTATACCATTAAGTGAGGATTCTAAAACTTTGGTTAGAAATTTAGTTTTAGCTCTATCCCTTTGCCATAATGTTACGCCTTCTAAAGGCCATGATGGAGTCGTATCTTATCAAGCAGCAAGTCCTGATGAAGTCGCCATTGTTAAATGGACTAGTACCCTAGGTTTAGTTTTGACTAACCGTACAAGGGATGCTATTACATTGAACAACAatgtttataaaattttgaacatATTTCCTTTCAAATCGGAGACAAAGCGCATGGGGATAATTGTGCAATCGcctgatgaaaaaataaccttttatttaaaggGGGCAGATTCAATCAtgcaaaattttgtaaaaccCAGTTTTTGGttagaagaagaatgtGGTAATTTGGCCCGTGAGGGTCTTCGTACACTGGTTGTTGCCAAAAAGGATTTATCTGCTGAAGAATACTCGGCGTTTTCACTAGCACACTCTGATGCCAGCTTGTCATTTTCGAATTCAAGGGACAAAAAGATGGAAGAAATTGTTTCGAGATATTTAGAAAACGACATGGATCTTTTGGGGCTTACAGGTGTAGAGGACAAACTACAGAAAGATGTAAAAATCACTCTGGAACTGTTACGCAATGCAGGAATCCATGTTTGGATGCTTACTGGAGACAAGGTGGAGACTGCGAGATGCATCGCTATTTCATCTCGTTTGGTTTCGCGGGGTCAATATATACATACAATCAATCAGCTTTCGTCTCGTGAAGAAGCACATAATCATCTTTTAACGCTTCGTAACAAACCAGATTCGTGTTTAATAATTGATGGAGAGTCTATGGAGTTTTGCATTGGTTACCTTCAAAACGAGTTTATTGATATTGTTTCAGACCTTTCGAGCGTAGTCATTTGTAGATGCACTCCAACGCAAAAGGCTAATATGACCCGTTTAATAcaagaaaagaaacaagCTTCTGTGTGTTGTATTGGCGATGGAGGAAACGATGTGGGGATGATACAAGTTGCTAATGTTGGCATTGGAATTGTTGGTAAGGAAGGTCAGCAAGCTAGTCTTGCTGCTGACTATAGCGTCAAAGAATTTAGTCATGTCTCGCGTCTTCTACTATGGCATGGTCGAATTAGTTATAAACAAACATCGAAATTAGCTATGTTTGTTATTCATCGTGGTCTTTTGATTTCTGTTTGCCAAGTTGTCTATAGTGTAATTTCTGCATTTGAACCGATCGCTTTATTTCAAGGTTTGCTTTTGGTTGGATACTCTACAATGTACACAATGCTTCCCGTTTTTTCGATTGTGTACGATAGGGATGTAAGTGAGAAGCTGGTCTTCTTATTCCCAGAACTGTATAAGGAAATGAGGGagcaaaaatgtttttcttacaaaaattttatatcttGCGTTCTCATTAGCGTATATCAAG GATTAATTATCCAACTGTTTACATTCTACCTCATTGGATTTGAGGAAGAAGGGAAAATGTTGGCTGTTTGCTTTTCTTGTTTGATCTTCAACGAGCTTATTATGGTTGCTTTACAGATTAACACATG GGAACAAACAATTGTAATGTCTGAGTTGTTAACTTTGATGATGTATATCCTTAGCGTGCCATTTTTAACTAATTATTTTG AACTCAAATTCCTCCTTGGATTGAAGTTTTATTGGGTGAGTGCGCTTATACTATTTATCAGTCTTTTACCCGTCTGGTGCGGCAAAGCTCTTAAAAGGAAGCTTAAACCATCGAGTTATGCAAAGCTGCAACGTTAA